The Heterodontus francisci isolate sHetFra1 chromosome 43, sHetFra1.hap1, whole genome shotgun sequence genome window below encodes:
- the LOC137355738 gene encoding glutamate--cysteine ligase regulatory subunit-like isoform X1: MSDLKSWMFDLNMTKTISVSTGNVVKWCASMKTCPVSTDQEVLYCIKAALVEWASRFQPDQAEVNGLPQHLVCNLVQDTERIGPNEREDIRISVKLFICRFDTAIVKEAVTRACVDLGVTQLDSVILAVAPLPGGQHPTLEDLKPYWKELEILVQDQKIASIGVSDLDQKMLEALCQHAQVPPSSNQVNLSSCCVIPPDLTAFANENNIQLLTHNDPPDILPVGSFQEALSTSLQDPHAHEWAPQWLLRYSAIIKHRGVIKSKGYMLHAVRQVE, translated from the exons ATGAGTGATTTGAAGTCCTGGATGTTTGATCTCAACATGACAAAAACAATCAGCGTGTCCACTGGTAATGTGGTGAAGTGGTGTGCCTCTATGAAGACATGTCCAGTGTCGACAGATCAAGAG GTTCTGTATTGCATCAAAGCCGCTTTGGTCGAATGGGCTTCCAGGTTCCAACCCGATCAGGCTGAAGTGAAT GGATTACCCCAGCATCTGGTTTGTAATCTTGTTCAGGATACTGAGAGGATTGGGCCTAATGAAAGAGAGGATATCAGGATATCGG TCAAACTGTTCATCTGTAGATTTGACACTGCAATCGTTAAAGAGGCTGTGACGAGAG CCTGTGTGGATCTTGGGGTAACTCAGCTGGATTCTGTAATCCTCGCTGTTGCTCCATTGCCAGGGGGACAACATCCAACTCTGGAGGACCTGAAGCCTTATTGGAAGGAGCTGGAGATATTGGTCCAAGACCAGAAGATTGCATCAATAGGAGTTTCAGACTTGGACCAGAAAATGCTGGAGGCTCTTTGCCAACACGCACAG GTCCCACCGAGCAGTAACCAAGTGAATCTGTCCTCCTGCTGTGTAATACCACCTGACCTCACCGCCTTTGCTAATGAGAACAACATTCAACTGCTGACACATAATGACCCCCCAG ATATCCTTCCGGTGGGATCTTTCCAGGAAGCCCTCAGTACCAGTCTGCAGGACCCTCATGCCCATGAGTGGGCACCACAGTGGCTCCTTCGATACTCAGCAATCATTAAGCACAGAGGAGTCATCAAGTCGAAAGGTTACATGCTCCATGCAGTGAGACAAGTAGAGTGA
- the LOC137355738 gene encoding glutamate--cysteine ligase regulatory subunit-like isoform X2, with protein MSDLKSWMFDLNMTKTISVSTGNVVKWCASMKTCPVSTDQEVLYCIKAALVEWASRFQPDQAEVNGLPQHLVCNLVQDTERIGPNEREDIRISVKLFICRFDTAIVKEAVTRACVDLGVTQLDSVILAVAPLPGGQHPTLEDLKPYWKELEILVQDQKIASIGVSDLDQKMLEALCQHAQISFRWDLSRKPSVPVCRTLMPMSGHHSGSFDTQQSLSTEESSSRKVTCSMQ; from the exons ATGAGTGATTTGAAGTCCTGGATGTTTGATCTCAACATGACAAAAACAATCAGCGTGTCCACTGGTAATGTGGTGAAGTGGTGTGCCTCTATGAAGACATGTCCAGTGTCGACAGATCAAGAG GTTCTGTATTGCATCAAAGCCGCTTTGGTCGAATGGGCTTCCAGGTTCCAACCCGATCAGGCTGAAGTGAAT GGATTACCCCAGCATCTGGTTTGTAATCTTGTTCAGGATACTGAGAGGATTGGGCCTAATGAAAGAGAGGATATCAGGATATCGG TCAAACTGTTCATCTGTAGATTTGACACTGCAATCGTTAAAGAGGCTGTGACGAGAG CCTGTGTGGATCTTGGGGTAACTCAGCTGGATTCTGTAATCCTCGCTGTTGCTCCATTGCCAGGGGGACAACATCCAACTCTGGAGGACCTGAAGCCTTATTGGAAGGAGCTGGAGATATTGGTCCAAGACCAGAAGATTGCATCAATAGGAGTTTCAGACTTGGACCAGAAAATGCTGGAGGCTCTTTGCCAACACGCACAG ATATCCTTCCGGTGGGATCTTTCCAGGAAGCCCTCAGTACCAGTCTGCAGGACCCTCATGCCCATGAGTGGGCACCACAGTGGCTCCTTCGATACTCAGCAATCATTAAGCACAGAGGAGTCATCAAGTCGAAAGGTTACATGCTCCATGCAGTGA